A window of the Rhea pennata isolate bPtePen1 chromosome 19, bPtePen1.pri, whole genome shotgun sequence genome harbors these coding sequences:
- the NOTUM gene encoding palmitoleoyl-protein carboxylesterase NOTUM isoform X1, translating to MDSFMAQIKSLAQSLYPCSAQALPHDLRLHLLHNASVTCNDGSPAGYYLKESKGSRRWLLFLEGGWYCFNRENCDTRFDTMRRLMSSKEWPVTRVGTGILSSQPEENPHWWNANMVFIPYCSSDVWSGASSKSEKNEYAFMGALIIQEVIKELVGKGLSTAKVLLLAGSSAGGTGVLLNVDRVAEQLEEMGYHGIQVRGLADSGWFLDNKQYRRTDCIDTITCAPTEAIKRGIRYWNGIVPERCKLQFKEGEEWNCFFGYKIYPTLRCPVFIVQWLFDEAQLTVDNVHLTGQPVQEGQWLYIQNLGRELRNTLKDVTHWTDIQVKGTSLPRALHCWDRSLHESNKNGKTPLKGCPIHLIDSCPWPHCNPSCPTIRDQFTGQEMNVIQFLMHMGFDVQKMAQQQGLEPSKLLGMLSSGN from the exons ATGGACAGCTTCATGGCGCAGATCAAGAGCCTGGCGCAGTCGCTGTACCCCTGCTCGGCGCAGGCGCTGCCCCACGACCTGCgcctccacctcctgcacaACGCCTCGGTCACCTGCAACGATGGCAGCCCGGCCGG CTACTACCTCAAGGAGTCCAAGGGCAGCCGGCGGTGGCTGCTGTTCCTGGAGG GAGGGTGGTACTGCTTCAACCGGGAGAACTGCGACACCCGTTTCGACACCATGCGGCGGCTCATGAGCTCCAAGGAGTGGCCGGTAACCAGAGTCG GAACTGGGATCCTGTCATCACAACCAGAAGAAAATCCCCACTGGTGGAATGCAAACATGGT attcATCCCTTATTGCTCAAGTGATGTTTGGAGTGGTGCCTCTTCCAAGTCTGAGAAAA ATGAATATGCCTTCATGGGAGCACTGATCATTCAGGAGGTTATAAAGGAGCTGGTGGGAAAAGGTCTTAGCACTGCAAAAGTGTTGCTGCTAGCAGGAAGCAG CGCTGGAGGGACAGGAGTGCTCCTGAATGTGGATCGAGTGGCAGAGCAGCTAGAGGAAATGGGTTATCACGGGATTCAGGTTCGAGGCTTGGCAGACTCTGGCTGGTTCCTGGATAATAAACAGTATCGCAGAACTGACTGTATAGATACCATAACGTGCGCTCCAACAGAAGCCATCAAGAGAGGAATAAG GTATTGGAATGGTATTGTTCCTGAGCGTTGTAAACTGCAGTTTAAAGAAGGAGAGGAATGGAATTGCTTTTTTGGATACAAGATATACCCTACTCTTCGGT gTCCCGTCTTCATTGTCCAATGGCTCTTTGACGAGGCCCAGCTTACTGTAGATAATGTACACCTAACTGGCCAGCCTGTTCAGGAGGGGCAGTGGCTCTACATCCAGAACCTGGGTAGGGAGCTGAGAAACACCTTGAAGGATGTAAC TCACTGGACAGACATCCAGGTGAAGGGGACTTCATTACCCCGTGCCCTGCACTGCTGGGATCGGAGCCTACATGAGAGCAACAAAAATGGGAAAACCCCTCTAAAAGGTTGCCCAATTCATCTGATTGACAGTTGTCCGTGGCCCCACTGCAACCCCTCATGCCCAACCATCAGGGACCAGTTCACAGGGCAGGAGATGAATGTGATCCAGTTCCTCATGCACATGGGTTTTGATGTTCAGAAGATGGCACAGCAGCAGGGCCTGGAGCCCAGTAAACTTCTGGGAATGCTCAGCAGTGGTAACTAA
- the MYADML2 gene encoding myeloid-associated differentiation marker-like protein 2 — MMESTGGPYLNPAAVTSPVGIARLLQMTFGCTTFSLVAHQGGFSAAYGTFCMFVWTFCFAITVFIITCEFTQLHSCLRISWGNFTAAFAMLATLMSVTAAVIYPLYFVQLSCYPIGCEVRDFRIAASVFAGLLFVAYAVEVFLTRAKPGQVTSYMATVSGLLKIVQAFVACIIFGALVNDSQYSKYVATQWCVAVFSFCFVMTVVVVAFSVTGKTATLWFPFERSVVVYTFVAVLLYVSAAVIWPVFCFDSKYGSPQRPALCAKGKCPWDSQLVIAIFTYVNLLLYVVDLAYSQRIRFVSHL, encoded by the coding sequence atgatggagagcacGGGAGGACCATATCTGAACCCAGCTGCAGTGACGTCCCCGGTGGGAATAGCTCGTTTACTGCAGATGACATTTGGATGCACCACATTCAGCCTGGTAGCCCACCAAGGGGGATTCAGTGCAGCCTACGGCACTTTCTGCATGTTTGTCTGGACCTTCTGTTTTGCCATCACTGTCTTTATCATAACCTGCGAGTTCACGCAACTGCACAGCTGCCTGCGCATTTCGTGGGGAAActtcactgctgcttttgccaTGCTGGCCACACTCATGTCTGTCACAGCTGCGGTGATCTACCCACTCTATTTTGTCCAGCTCAGTTGTTATCCGATCGGCTGTGAGGTGAGAGATTTTCGCATAGCAGCCAGCGTCTTTGCAGGCCTCCTGTTCGTTGCGTACGCTGTGGAAGTGTTCTTAACCAGGGCAAAGCCAGGACAAGTCACCAGCTACATGGCCACAGTCTCTGGCCTCCTGAAAATTGTGCAGGCTTTTGTGGCATGCATCATCTTTGGGGCACTGGTGAATGACAGCCAGTACAGCAAGTACGTGGCGACACAGTGGTGCGTAGCTGtcttcagcttttgctttgtgatgacagtggtggtggtggcctTCAGCGTTACGGGTAAGACAGCCACGCTGTGGTTTCCCTTTGAGCGCTCTGTGGTGGTTTACACCTTCGTGGCCGTCCTGCTGTACGTGAGCGCGGCGGTCATCTGGCCAGTGTTCTGTTTCGACAGCAAGTACGgctccccgcagcgccccgcgctcTGTGCCAAGGGCAAGTGCCCCTGGGATAGCCAGCTGGTGATTGCCATCTTCACCTATGTGAACCTGCTGCTCTATGTCGTGGACCTGGCCTACTCGCAGCGCATCCGCTTTGTCTCCCACCTATAG
- the NOTUM gene encoding palmitoleoyl-protein carboxylesterase NOTUM isoform X2, producing MGTAAVHLLLLLGLLHAGPGGEGRKGWRRRGAAARERGEAAAPAAESFPLDFTAVEGNMDSFMAQIKSLAQSLYPCSAQALPHDLRLHLLHNASVTCNDGSPAGYYLKESKGSRRWLLFLEGGWYCFNRENCDTRFDTMRRLMSSKEWPVTRVGTGILSSQPEENPHWWNANMVFIPYCSSDVWSGASSKSEKNEYAFMGALIIQEVIKELVGKGLSTAKVLLLAGSSAGGTGVLLNVDRVAEQLEEMGYHGIQVRGLADSGWFLDNKQYRRTDCIDTITCAPTEAIKRGIRYWNGIVPERCKLQFKEGEEWNCFFGYKIYPTLRCPVFIVQWLFDEAQLTVDNVHLTGQPVQEGQWLYIQNLGRELRNTLKDVTASFAPACLSHEIIIRNHWTDIQVKGTSLPRALHCWDRSLHESNKNGKTPLKGCPIHLIDSCPWPHCNPSCPTIRDQFTGQEMNVIQFLMHMGFDVQKMAQQQGLEPSKLLGMLSSGN from the exons atgGGCACGGCGGCCGtgcacctcctgctgctgctggggctgctgcacgccgggccgggcggcgaggGCAGGAAaggctggcggcggcgcggcgcggcggcccgcgagcgcggcgaggcggcggcgccggcggccgagAGCTTCCCGCTGGACTTCACCGCCGTGGAGGGCAACATGGACAGCTTCATGGCGCAGATCAAGAGCCTGGCGCAGTCGCTGTACCCCTGCTCGGCGCAGGCGCTGCCCCACGACCTGCgcctccacctcctgcacaACGCCTCGGTCACCTGCAACGATGGCAGCCCGGCCGG CTACTACCTCAAGGAGTCCAAGGGCAGCCGGCGGTGGCTGCTGTTCCTGGAGG GAGGGTGGTACTGCTTCAACCGGGAGAACTGCGACACCCGTTTCGACACCATGCGGCGGCTCATGAGCTCCAAGGAGTGGCCGGTAACCAGAGTCG GAACTGGGATCCTGTCATCACAACCAGAAGAAAATCCCCACTGGTGGAATGCAAACATGGT attcATCCCTTATTGCTCAAGTGATGTTTGGAGTGGTGCCTCTTCCAAGTCTGAGAAAA ATGAATATGCCTTCATGGGAGCACTGATCATTCAGGAGGTTATAAAGGAGCTGGTGGGAAAAGGTCTTAGCACTGCAAAAGTGTTGCTGCTAGCAGGAAGCAG CGCTGGAGGGACAGGAGTGCTCCTGAATGTGGATCGAGTGGCAGAGCAGCTAGAGGAAATGGGTTATCACGGGATTCAGGTTCGAGGCTTGGCAGACTCTGGCTGGTTCCTGGATAATAAACAGTATCGCAGAACTGACTGTATAGATACCATAACGTGCGCTCCAACAGAAGCCATCAAGAGAGGAATAAG GTATTGGAATGGTATTGTTCCTGAGCGTTGTAAACTGCAGTTTAAAGAAGGAGAGGAATGGAATTGCTTTTTTGGATACAAGATATACCCTACTCTTCGGT gTCCCGTCTTCATTGTCCAATGGCTCTTTGACGAGGCCCAGCTTACTGTAGATAATGTACACCTAACTGGCCAGCCTGTTCAGGAGGGGCAGTGGCTCTACATCCAGAACCTGGGTAGGGAGCTGAGAAACACCTTGAAGGATGTAAC cgCTAGCTTTGCTCCTGCTTGCTTGTCTCATGAGATCATTATACGCAA TCACTGGACAGACATCCAGGTGAAGGGGACTTCATTACCCCGTGCCCTGCACTGCTGGGATCGGAGCCTACATGAGAGCAACAAAAATGGGAAAACCCCTCTAAAAGGTTGCCCAATTCATCTGATTGACAGTTGTCCGTGGCCCCACTGCAACCCCTCATGCCCAACCATCAGGGACCAGTTCACAGGGCAGGAGATGAATGTGATCCAGTTCCTCATGCACATGGGTTTTGATGTTCAGAAGATGGCACAGCAGCAGGGCCTGGAGCCCAGTAAACTTCTGGGAATGCTCAGCAGTGGTAACTAA